Sequence from the Prunus persica cultivar Lovell chromosome G5, Prunus_persica_NCBIv2, whole genome shotgun sequence genome:
CATATTCCAAAAATGATCTCAAAATTTTGCTTTTATTACTGCCAATGGCTTGTCAAGTAAGAGCAATTTGTTGGATAAGCAAGTAAAATTGAATTGgaatatgaaaataataaaataattacaaataataataaaaaacagttTTCACCACTAAAGTTATTTAGGCCTCTTTGCCCTCAACAGTTTCAAACAATTTTCTTGTGAGGATAAAGGCAAAAAGCATCTATGCCATGTGATATATATGAAAGTTGAAACAGTGAATTGCTGGCCCATTTGTAGGAAACTTCTGCTCATTTGGCTTATAAAgattcataaaaaatttcttccaCCAACATTGTAGAGATGTTATTTGCCCATTTGGAAAGTGACAACCATATTGAGCAAGCAGAAAggaaaactaattaattaattaattaaaggatagaaaaagaaaaacagaagtcCTCTGATGCTTTTTGCCCCTTCTGTGTTCAATGGACATtgcatttcatttttctttttggaatgCTAAAAACATTCATAATCTCATCTTAGTTActgttaaaattaaaaaagttatAAGAATATCACTGCTAAAATATTTGCAGAGCAATTTTAGAGCAtgtttgggagtgcttctGAAAGGGTAAGAAAGCGTTTTTTGACAATCAAAAGCATTTATGTCATTATTTGACATAAAAGTTTAGAAATACTTATGGGTCATATAAGCGCTTTATAGAGAAGCACTTGGCAAGTGCTTTTTCAAGAAGCACTTTAATctcttatgaaaatttcatcatctttaaaataaaaatgctttTACTAAAAATGTATATGAGCAGAAGTGTTTTTTAAAGAAGTTGTCCCAAGCAATGTATTGCGTGCAGTGCTttggaaacaaacaaaccatatataaaaacatttcttatttattatagATGACGACATATATACAGAGGGAAGTTAGATATTAATAATTAgaaagacaacaaaaaaagaaaaagaaaaagaaaaacctacTAGTAACTGTCTTCTATCACCGACAACTACCCAACTACAACATTAAGCCCAGCAAAGGTGTCTTcttttattaaacaaaaagaaggagaagaaaaaaaaaaaaaaagaaaccttcGATTATTCTTTGCTTTACCCAGAAAGGCTTTTTAGTCATGTTGTGGTCCAAACCTAAATATTCTAAGAAAGCTCCtcctgaaagaaaaagaagcctTTGTTGTTTTGCTCATCTATCAAAGCTCAAAACCCATAGTACTGAAACTGAGTTGCTCCAAAATTGTTCATGAActgtcctcctcctcctcctctcacTGTTccattctcttcttcttccacatTGAACCCTTCgacctacaaaaaaaataaaataaccacGTCAAACTTCACGTCGTCGTAATGTTTTATTGTCAAACTTACGACGAGCATATAAGATTGTGAATCTAAACCGCACATTGAGATAAAAATAACATGGTCAATTATCTAAGAACATTTCTCTTTATGTACATGCAACCACATATACTATTCCATTCTGTGAAGgttaacaataataaaaattgaaatgtgGAAAAACATAATTACCCAGAGTTCATCTCCGTCTTCTTCTCTGTTACTTGAACATGCAGCCTTGAGAACCTCACCAGTTTCGTCGTTGCGTGCAAATCTGCCACGTATGCGGGGTCGGTTATCCGCTAGTGTTTTTCGACATGCATACTTTTTTTGGGTACACAGAAGAAACAAACCAGCCACATTCAGATTCAGTTCAGAGACAAGAATCTAATTAACACGCATAAATTAAGGTTGTTTCTAGATTATGAAGATGGGtttgtgtaattttgtttGGTTAAATAGAATtaactaatttatttatttattttttagtttttgattTACCTTAATGGTCTTGTTGAAGTTTCTCTGCGACCTCTTGGCTCTGTACTTTGaaattctctctttcctctcttctgcGCTGTACCTGCCCATTTTGAAGTTTGCGGCAGCTTCCTCCATCACTGAGCTCTCTCTCGGATTGCGAGCCGTTCTAAAATTCTACAGAGAATTttgtaaaaagacaaaaaaaaaaaaagagaagggttTAATTACACAGAGCAAATTAAAACAGGggattaatgaaaataattaaatttaaatgtgAGTTTTTTTAGAGTAAACTGACTTGCAAATCTCCAGTGCTGGAAACCCTTCTCATTTGGCCAGCTAAAAAGCTGTTTTCAGGAGAGCTCAAGGCTTGGTTTTGAAAAGTTGAAGATTCCATGAGAGAATCAAAGCAAGGTTGGAAGACAACACCAGGCTTGCCATCGAAGGAGTTGCTGCTAAAACTCCTCTGCATAAACTTTGCCACATTCTCTGCACCACTGTAGCTATGAGGACCAAAAACTTGGCTATTATTATAAGCGTTTTGGTCAAAAGCTAAATGGCATTGCTCAGTTTTGACTTCCAGAGCATCGAAAGCAGAGAAATTTGGCAACCCATTTGCCAAATTTGTGCAGTTTTGATCCAGAGGGTTCAGATGGGTTGCTTGGCAAAGGCTCAAGCTTTCCAATTGGTAACTTgggggagaagaagagaggattGTAGGAGAGCTTTGGTCGAGTGAATTATTATGATGAGACTGGTTTTCAACTGGGTTTTGGTTGCTTTGGTGATCTGAGATTGCTTGGAGGATGTCAATGTCTGAGAAGGGAGAGAATGGCTCGGAGAAGAACTGGTCTGGTTCATAAGAAGCCATTTCTGAGCTTGAAGAATGGCGGAAGAAGGAGTCATCAAGAACGTAGAGATCAGAGGAAGACATTGGAGCCCAATTCTTTGGTTGAATTGAACTCccagaaaaaaatgaaactgaTGGAAGCAAGTTTGGAAGTTATAGACCGAGAGGAAATCTGGGGAAGTTACAAGAAGAAAgtgtttgctttgatttttgtgtgttttggttttgaaacGGCCAAGCTCTACTGACACAAATTGCGCTGGTAGATTTTAAAAAGGCTTTTTGGGGGTTACTGAGGACCAACAAGACAAGGAAAAGCCATTTCtcgtctctctctccctctctctctttctctctctcaaaaagaGATTTTCAAACAACACAGGAAGAGACTAGTCCACTTCTCTGCCATGCTATAAAAAGGACCAAATTTGCACATTTGCCCTCCTTGTTTATCATATTTAGAGAAGTTCTCCAAGGctttttacattttttcaaTTATCCCAACCCTtccctttctcttttgttgGCATAATTTTATCTTGGCAAATAGTagatttctttatttgtttttaaagaagtCAAATTGATTAGgacatattgaaaataaatcaattttaaATGTACGGAAGATTGTTGTTGGTATTCGAGGTAACTAATTAACCTGGATAAGAACAAACTAATCGTGAGATATCAACAGACGAAAGTGATATTGAACCATAAAAAAATACGAGAAATATCGATATCAATAAGAAAAAGCGAACAACATCAATAAAATCATGGGATAACGACTAACTTATTACTAACAGAATCGAGAAGCACATTAGTTATATACAACACAATTGCCGATGTTAGTTTTCTAGAAGAATGAGAACATTCTCATGATTGCACGCGTTATTAAATGTTGTCAAAAAAACGTCTTATGAGTGAAGTATATCCCATTAATCATAGAATATTTAGTGTTCTCCCGCTATAACAACGACAAAATTGATAGACAAGACGCTTATATAAAGGTAAAAGTCAAATTGTTGTATGTTGTGTAATCTTCTCACTTCTAAACATTGTTAGCATTTTAGATTTAACTTAAGAATACGAAGATCTTTGATGATAAACACAACACTAaagttattttgaaaaaaaaacacttttcttgagttttttatttttgtattttcacttGAGGTAAATAGAGTTGGCCAGTTAATATATCAAATGTTAAATCCATGATAAACTCCTACATTTGTGAAACTTTCTAACTTCTAAGTACTGTCATAATATCATAAGATTTTAACTTAAGCATACGAAGTTCTTTAATGATAAACACCACACTAGTGTTACTTCCATAACATTCTTCCTTATTTCTTGCACTTGAGGTAGATAGAGTTGATGAGTTTTCTCTCTCAGCTCATTTACAAACTTACTAAAACTTGGATTGTCTTCAAATGAGAGTACTCTTGGAATTACTCTCTCATTTTATTGGCTAATTATGGTAAACGATAGGGATCCAGATCCTCTGCTTTGATTTTCTCTACCATGATCTACTTTACTTTTGTTCTCCACACGCcatctcattaaaatttaatgtaaGGGACTTAAAAGTTGACATATCATTTTTCAagcaaaaccctaatttacttgtaattaaaaaagaaaaacaatatccTAACCCAACTAATCAAACTTAACGTCCtatccctttcttcttcttttttcttgctgCTTCCCCACATGATTTCTTCTTGTCTATAATCACAATCCATTCTAGTTGTTGCAACGTTTGTTTAGTGGTGGAGCTTTGGCTGTTTAATATTGTTACCAGctagggatggcaacgggtCGGGTAGGGGCcgggtatgacaataccatccccaTCCCCGCTCTCCATCCCCGCCCCCATCCCCGAATCCATCCCCGTTTATTAGATTTTGGGGAATCCCCGTCCCTGTCCCTGTCGGGGGACTATCCCCCATACCAACCCCGAATCCcctttttttgcataaaaaaatatttatcatacattttaacattaagtttcatattaacttatcattcaacacatccaaattaactataaagttcaactcaactatttaaaatcacatcaaatatgaaatttcatagaaaattaggaagaattaggagagggaagttaacttagggttaaacataaatattatagggagactttggaaaagcccaaaggagagagaaaatttttaaaagaagcaaaaatggacaaaattgcccttatttattttttgatttcctaagaaatcctttacatttgcatgtctttagtttgaaagttgagaggttattctgtcttttttttaaaaagctttggctttttctaaaagtgaaagtttttttatgagtaaaacctaaatttactcaatattataattatatatatttttatttatttatttaaatataaatatatatattttcgggcCGGGTTCGGAGAT
This genomic interval carries:
- the LOC18777170 gene encoding putative zinc finger protein CONSTANS-LIKE 11, whose product is MSSSDLYVLDDSFFRHSSSSEMASYEPDQFFSEPFSPFSDIDILQAISDHQSNQNPVENQSHHNNSLDQSSPTILSSSPPSYQLESLSLCQATHLNPLDQNCTNLANGLPNFSAFDALEVKTEQCHLAFDQNAYNNSQVFGPHSYSGAENVAKFMQRSFSSNSFDGKPGVVFQPCFDSLMESSTFQNQALSSPENSFLAGQMRRVSSTGDLQNFRTARNPRESSVMEEAAANFKMGRYSAEERKERISKYRAKRSQRNFNKTIKYACRKTLADNRPRIRGRFARNDETGEVLKAACSSNREEDGDELWVEGFNVEEEENGTVRGGGGGQFMNNFGATQFQYYGF